TAGATTCTGAATCGGAGGACAAGCGAGAGCTGCGAATCGTCAAGCGCCGGAAAAGGAGCCAGCTCGCGGTGGCGGCAGCCGCCGGGAAAGAAGCGGTGGTGGAGAGGAAGTCCCTCCTCGCTCCGGCGGGCTCCAAGAGGTCGGCGGCGTTGATTCGGCATCTCGGAATTGGGAAGGCCAGGGTCCGAGCTAGGGAGCTTAGGAACAAGTCTTTTTTGGGTACCATAGAGAAGGTAACAACATTAATTTATGTCACATTATTCTGGCCCGATTTGCtaaaatagttagtttatcagttaacttttttatttgaccattattagttgtttaacttcatcaaaaatcaatataagcatttaattaattaactttttgtaattgtaaaatgttaaaattcaaaaaactgctcaaactaacatttttaattatattttttacaaaagaaattatactaaaaacAGTTATcaattaataactaatt
This region of Ipomoea triloba cultivar NCNSP0323 chromosome 15, ASM357664v1 genomic DNA includes:
- the LOC116006863 gene encoding uncharacterized protein LOC116006863, producing the protein MENSVNAAAKVQHVTKASSDELLRKFAEVDSESEDKRELRIVKRRKRSQLAVAAAAGKEAVVERKSLLAPAGSKRSAALIRHLGIGKARVRARELRNKSFLGTIEKTWRKTIGGASKVYMEKQYNRHKRLINDIY